One Sediminibacillus dalangtanensis genomic region harbors:
- a CDS encoding methyl-accepting chemotaxis protein, with amino-acid sequence MEQHDSYNTQRVHKVNLVLLLIVVFLLVIPIVIERGLGDSMGIIIAGSLVILLSVGNYFLPIRTYWKGFAFALLPYLVVIALFFTDGYALNKHYLLLLSIAMIALYFKKELILLFGIVVDIGLVVTYLFNSAELLNVDDNFKGFITVFILVNGVLAALYLLTNWGRELINASYEKEEEAKQLIGKLEETFRSIEEGTATLESNISHFNTNISTIYDSSHNILDSVQQMAAGIQEEANSVTMVSESMGSSLQKTNQTIAISQQIADQSGVMNNKVQDGWDKINQVTEHFTTVNTAIGTTTVTVSDLQSSLETVNSLLEGIKQIADQTNLLALNAAIESARAGEQGKGFAVVADEVRKLAEQSASITVDITEVTNTLFLKSQEAQEKSSQGEVAVAEGQKLLTEVSTFFEEMKDSFQGTNEQLSLGMDEIKSATDNFAQIQTQIENVANISEENAASTQEIVSTLENEHQLIAAINDAVAEINKLSGELKEMVNNK; translated from the coding sequence ATAGCATGGGCATTATTATTGCAGGGTCACTTGTTATATTACTATCAGTGGGTAACTACTTTTTGCCGATTCGTACATATTGGAAAGGATTTGCCTTCGCATTACTGCCTTATTTGGTCGTCATCGCACTTTTCTTTACAGATGGTTATGCGTTGAACAAGCATTATTTACTATTATTATCAATTGCCATGATCGCACTTTATTTTAAGAAAGAATTGATCCTTTTATTCGGTATCGTAGTGGACATCGGACTAGTGGTGACGTATTTGTTCAACTCTGCTGAGTTGTTGAATGTCGATGATAATTTCAAAGGATTTATCACTGTTTTTATTCTGGTCAACGGAGTATTGGCGGCTCTTTATTTATTGACCAATTGGGGGCGTGAGCTGATCAATGCTTCCTATGAAAAGGAAGAGGAAGCAAAGCAGTTGATAGGGAAACTGGAAGAAACATTCCGTTCGATCGAGGAGGGAACCGCTACACTGGAGAGCAATATCAGTCATTTTAACACCAATATTTCTACTATTTATGATTCCAGTCATAATATTTTGGATTCGGTCCAGCAAATGGCTGCCGGTATCCAGGAAGAAGCGAACAGTGTTACGATGGTTAGTGAATCGATGGGAAGTTCACTGCAAAAAACCAATCAGACGATCGCGATTTCCCAACAGATAGCCGACCAGTCGGGTGTCATGAATAACAAAGTGCAAGATGGCTGGGATAAAATCAATCAGGTCACAGAACACTTTACTACAGTGAATACAGCGATTGGGACAACAACTGTAACGGTTTCGGATCTGCAGTCGAGCTTGGAAACTGTCAACTCCTTGTTAGAAGGCATTAAACAAATTGCCGACCAAACGAATCTGCTGGCATTGAACGCTGCAATTGAGTCCGCACGGGCCGGTGAGCAGGGGAAAGGCTTTGCTGTCGTAGCAGATGAAGTGCGTAAGCTGGCGGAGCAAAGCGCAAGCATCACGGTGGATATTACCGAAGTAACCAATACGCTTTTCCTTAAATCGCAGGAGGCGCAGGAAAAATCGAGCCAGGGTGAGGTTGCCGTAGCAGAAGGGCAAAAGCTGTTAACCGAAGTCTCGACGTTTTTTGAGGAAATGAAGGATTCATTCCAGGGGACGAACGAACAGCTTTCGTTAGGAATGGATGAAATCAAGTCGGCTACGGACAATTTCGCACAGATTCAGACCCAAATCGAAAATGTAGCAAATATATCGGAAGAAAATGCGGCATCCACGCAGGAGATTGTTTCGACACTGGAAAACGAGCATCAATTGATCGCTGCGATTAACGACGCTGTGGCAGAGATTAATAAGCTAAGTGGTGAGTTGAAAGAAATGGTCAACAACAAGTAA
- a CDS encoding excisionase family DNA-binding protein → MYLTVKETAEYLSMKESVIETLILHNRIRAIHDGEQYLVNKEQFVSHLEEVEKYKQIIQEYLAEPLPEDIDVKDED, encoded by the coding sequence ATGTATTTAACGGTGAAAGAAACGGCTGAATATTTATCCATGAAAGAGTCGGTGATTGAAACGCTGATTTTGCATAACCGTATCCGGGCCATCCATGATGGCGAGCAGTACCTGGTCAACAAGGAACAGTTTGTTTCCCATCTGGAAGAAGTGGAAAAGTACAAGCAGATAATTCAGGAATACCTTGCTGAACCTCTGCCGGAAGATATTGATGTGAAAGACGAAGATTAA
- a CDS encoding LCP family protein: MTETNDKRLEYRRKRRKRKKRRRFLVIFLLLIIAIGGYSVYQWYQAKSTAEEKQPKEEYEFHGAEETADNFNVLMLGDDSRGDEPARTDTIMIAHYDSSSKRPKIVSIMRDTYVEIPGHGYNKINAAYAIGGPDLLRETISHNFGVDLHYYAIVGFEGFVDVVNTIAPDGIEATVTPEMVQDEKALGIQLEEGTQKLNGKELLAYARFRHDDKSDFGRVQRQQEVIKKLTDKVKSVSTVTKLPELVGFAQGYVDTNVRTGLITSMAKDVVLGNTKEFETLRIPEDGSYEDVRYEGVGLALSIDVEHNAALMQDFLHDE; encoded by the coding sequence ATGACAGAGACGAATGATAAAAGGTTGGAATATAGAAGAAAAAGGCGTAAACGAAAAAAAAGAAGACGTTTTCTTGTCATCTTTCTGTTGCTTATAATCGCGATCGGTGGATATTCCGTCTATCAATGGTATCAAGCCAAGTCGACCGCTGAAGAAAAGCAGCCAAAGGAAGAGTACGAATTTCATGGAGCAGAAGAAACAGCCGACAATTTCAATGTGCTGATGTTGGGTGACGATTCCCGCGGAGATGAGCCTGCGCGTACGGATACGATTATGATCGCTCATTATGATTCCAGTTCGAAGCGTCCGAAAATCGTCTCGATTATGCGGGACACTTATGTTGAAATACCCGGTCACGGCTATAACAAAATCAATGCGGCTTATGCGATTGGTGGTCCTGATTTACTGCGCGAAACGATTAGCCATAACTTCGGAGTAGATCTGCATTACTATGCAATTGTCGGCTTTGAAGGATTTGTCGATGTGGTCAATACAATAGCACCAGACGGCATCGAAGCAACGGTAACGCCGGAAATGGTCCAGGACGAAAAAGCGCTCGGGATTCAACTGGAAGAAGGGACGCAGAAATTGAACGGGAAAGAGTTACTCGCGTACGCCCGTTTCCGTCACGATGACAAGAGTGATTTCGGCCGGGTGCAGCGCCAGCAGGAAGTCATCAAGAAGCTTACCGATAAGGTTAAAAGCGTCTCGACGGTCACCAAGCTTCCAGAATTGGTCGGCTTTGCACAAGGATATGTAGACACCAATGTCCGTACTGGTTTGATTACCAGTATGGCAAAAGATGTGGTGCTGGGGAATACGAAGGAATTTGAAACATTGAGAATTCCAGAGGACGGCTCCTATGAAGATGTTAGATATGAAGGTGTTGGCTTGGCATTATCGATTGATGTGGAACACAATGCGGCCTTGATGCAAGACTTTTTACACGACGAATAA